A single genomic interval of Spirosoma linguale DSM 74 harbors:
- a CDS encoding protein of unknown function DUF1593 (PFAM: protein of unknown function DUF1593~KEGG: sde:Sde_0565 signal peptide and transmembrane prediction): protein MKTLLLLVLTLLSDVLVAQSTSSHARLIVLTDIENEPDDSQSLVRLLTYANQIDIEGLIATTSIHLQKRVAPETIHRIVDAYGKVQPNLLKHEPGYPTAQALKTRIKKGLPVYGMSGVGEGKDSEGSAWIIRQLEKTDARPLWVAAWGGVNTLAQALWFIQKTRTPQEAERMYRKLRVYTISDQDDSGPWIRKMFPHVAYVVSPGYGYDQATWLGMSTKEPGTHPEYVSDAWLAENIQQGHGPLGALYPDVAFGMEGDTPSFLGLIPNGLNVAEHPDWGGWGGRYVLQQPKEVVVSTRKPAGTPPEEPETRPIWTNSADSVLTPVTFMAPPSGPTTKKSIQATIWRWRSEFQNDFAARMDWCVKSYAQANHPPVPRLSHPETLTVHSGETFYLRAADSTDPDGDSMSFRWMYYPEASTYQGVINYENFVSNIYEARPIAPVVTSPQTIHFILKLTDKGTPALTRYKRVVVTVLP, encoded by the coding sequence ATGAAAACGCTTCTCCTCCTTGTCCTTACCCTACTATCGGATGTGCTTGTAGCGCAGTCCACCAGCTCCCATGCACGGTTAATTGTGCTGACTGACATTGAAAATGAACCCGACGATTCGCAGTCGCTGGTCCGGCTACTCACGTATGCCAATCAGATCGACATCGAAGGGCTCATCGCGACGACCTCCATTCACCTTCAAAAACGGGTGGCTCCGGAAACTATTCACCGAATTGTGGATGCCTACGGCAAGGTGCAGCCAAACTTACTAAAACACGAGCCGGGCTACCCCACGGCGCAAGCCTTGAAAACCCGTATTAAAAAAGGATTGCCTGTTTATGGCATGAGCGGGGTAGGCGAAGGCAAAGACTCGGAGGGGTCGGCCTGGATAATCCGGCAGTTGGAAAAGACCGACGCCCGCCCACTTTGGGTAGCTGCCTGGGGAGGGGTCAATACGCTGGCTCAGGCCCTCTGGTTCATTCAGAAGACGCGCACGCCCCAGGAGGCCGAGCGGATGTACCGTAAACTGCGGGTCTATACGATCTCCGACCAGGACGATAGCGGCCCCTGGATCCGCAAAATGTTTCCCCATGTTGCTTATGTGGTCAGCCCTGGCTATGGCTACGATCAGGCCACCTGGTTAGGTATGAGTACGAAAGAGCCAGGCACCCACCCGGAGTATGTCAGTGACGCCTGGCTCGCGGAAAATATTCAGCAGGGCCACGGTCCGCTAGGAGCTTTGTATCCCGATGTGGCCTTTGGGATGGAGGGCGATACGCCTTCTTTTCTTGGCCTGATTCCCAACGGCTTGAATGTAGCCGAACATCCCGACTGGGGTGGCTGGGGCGGTCGTTATGTGCTACAACAACCCAAAGAAGTGGTTGTCAGTACGCGTAAACCAGCCGGTACGCCACCCGAAGAGCCCGAAACGCGTCCCATCTGGACTAACTCGGCTGACTCAGTCCTGACGCCGGTAACGTTTATGGCCCCGCCCAGTGGACCAACGACCAAAAAGAGTATTCAGGCGACTATCTGGCGGTGGCGTAGTGAGTTTCAGAACGATTTTGCCGCCCGTATGGACTGGTGTGTCAAATCCTATGCACAGGCTAACCATCCGCCGGTGCCGCGCCTGTCGCACCCCGAAACTCTAACTGTTCATTCGGGAGAGACGTTTTACCTGCGGGCCGCCGATTCGACCGACCCGGACGGGGATTCAATGAGTTTTCGCTGGATGTACTATCCTGAAGCCAGTACGTATCAGGGCGTAATTAACTATGAAAATTTTGTCTCAAACATTTATGAAGCCCGCCCCATCGCCCCGGTGGTGACAAGTCCGCAGACCATTCACTTTATCCTGAAACTAACAGACAAAGGTACTCCCGCTCTGACGCGCTACAAACGGGTGGTTGTAACGGTATTGCCCTAA
- a CDS encoding DNA polymerase III gamma/tau subunits-like protein (KEGG: gur:Gura_3154 DNA polymerase III, delta prime subunit) — MLFNEIIGLDETKQFLLQAVQRNHLAHALLFDGPTGSANLALALALAQYVNCEDKQPDDACGRCASCIKIQKLVHPDLHMVFPVANLSKGKTSEAYLADWRKFLLATPYRTLSGWLETMGADNKQGNISAEEARNILQKLSLKSYEGAYKIMIIWLPELMNVTSANALLKVLEEPPAQTLFLLVTNQSDKLLITILSRTQRVAIRAFTDEEVATYLRQQQNLDETTARRFAYLADGNLAEALQLSQQDTVSTDQHSWFADWMRTCYRQDLISLVKQADQFDGFSKEKQKGLLDYSIRLYRDLFLWQQGAAELLRLPDDELAFVKNFAKILTIDHIERIVHDLNEAAYHLERNARAKMIMLDMSLTFSRLIR; from the coding sequence ATGTTATTTAACGAAATCATCGGTCTGGACGAAACAAAGCAGTTCCTGCTACAGGCGGTACAACGTAACCACCTCGCGCATGCCCTGCTGTTCGACGGTCCAACGGGAAGTGCCAACCTCGCCCTGGCGCTGGCCCTGGCGCAGTATGTCAACTGTGAAGACAAGCAACCGGACGATGCCTGTGGCCGGTGCGCGTCGTGCATAAAAATTCAGAAACTCGTACACCCCGACTTACACATGGTTTTTCCGGTGGCGAATCTGTCGAAGGGGAAAACATCGGAAGCCTACCTGGCCGACTGGCGTAAATTTTTGCTCGCAACACCCTACCGAACCCTTTCCGGCTGGCTGGAAACGATGGGTGCCGACAATAAACAGGGGAATATTTCGGCCGAAGAAGCCCGAAACATCCTGCAAAAACTGTCGCTGAAATCCTACGAGGGTGCCTACAAGATTATGATCATCTGGCTTCCGGAGCTGATGAACGTAACCTCGGCCAATGCCTTGCTGAAAGTGCTGGAAGAGCCCCCGGCACAAACGCTTTTTCTGCTCGTCACCAACCAGTCCGACAAACTACTGATTACCATTCTATCACGCACGCAGCGGGTGGCTATTCGGGCGTTTACGGATGAGGAAGTGGCAACCTACCTGCGCCAGCAGCAGAATCTCGACGAGACAACGGCCCGCCGGTTTGCGTACCTCGCCGACGGTAATCTGGCCGAAGCTCTCCAGCTAAGCCAGCAGGATACCGTCTCTACGGACCAGCACAGCTGGTTTGCCGACTGGATGCGCACCTGCTACCGGCAGGATTTGATCAGCCTCGTTAAACAGGCCGACCAGTTCGATGGTTTCAGCAAGGAGAAGCAGAAGGGACTGCTCGACTACAGCATTCGGCTTTACCGCGATTTATTTCTCTGGCAGCAGGGAGCCGCTGAACTGTTGCGGCTGCCCGATGATGAACTGGCTTTTGTTAAAAACTTCGCTAAAATTCTGACCATCGACCATATCGAACGCATCGTTCATGACCTCAACGAAGCCGCTTATCACCTCGAACGAAATGCCAGAGCCAAAATGATCATGCTCGACATGTCACTCACCTTCAGCCGGTTAATCAGGTAA
- a CDS encoding domain of unknown function DUF1731 (PFAM: domain of unknown function DUF1731; short- chain dehydrogenase/reductase SDR; NAD-dependent epimerase/dehydratase~KEGG: mxa:MXAN_0892 NAD dependent epimerase/dehydratase family protein), translated as MNETVLITGGTGSIGRRLTQLLQQAGYQVALLSRSPKSIPDVRVYQWDIQKGHIDPQAIATADHIIHLAGEGIADERWTDQRKEAILNSRTQSTDLLVQALKTNRHKVKSFVGASAIGYYGGNTDDRPLTETSQGGSDFLAQVVRAWERSEEQVASLDIRTVKFRIGVVLMAEGGALPKLVQPIRLGAGAPIGSGQQYISWIHLDDMCRLFIEGLSNTTWQGVYNAVAPTPVTNETLTRAIAQVLHRPILLPNIPAFAIKLLYGEMAIVVTGGNYVLNKRIADETDFQYQYSDLTRALENLLG; from the coding sequence ATGAACGAAACAGTTTTAATAACAGGCGGTACCGGCTCTATTGGTCGTCGCCTTACCCAATTGCTTCAACAGGCTGGCTATCAGGTAGCCTTGCTGAGCCGGTCTCCTAAGTCCATCCCCGACGTTCGTGTCTATCAGTGGGATATCCAGAAAGGGCATATTGACCCGCAAGCCATTGCCACCGCCGATCATATCATTCACCTGGCTGGCGAGGGAATTGCCGATGAGCGCTGGACCGACCAGCGGAAAGAGGCCATTCTGAACAGCCGGACTCAATCAACAGATTTGCTGGTGCAGGCTTTAAAGACCAACCGGCACAAGGTAAAATCGTTTGTGGGCGCATCGGCCATTGGCTACTATGGCGGTAATACAGATGACCGGCCACTGACCGAGACAAGCCAGGGCGGCTCCGATTTTCTGGCACAGGTAGTACGCGCCTGGGAGCGATCCGAAGAACAGGTTGCTTCGCTGGACATTCGAACCGTAAAATTCCGAATTGGGGTCGTGCTGATGGCCGAGGGCGGGGCATTGCCCAAGTTAGTCCAGCCCATTCGATTGGGAGCCGGGGCGCCCATTGGTTCGGGACAGCAGTATATTTCGTGGATTCACCTCGACGATATGTGTCGGTTATTCATTGAGGGCTTATCGAACACCACATGGCAGGGCGTTTATAATGCCGTTGCCCCTACCCCCGTTACCAACGAAACCCTTACGCGGGCCATTGCTCAGGTCTTGCACCGGCCTATTTTGCTGCCTAACATTCCGGCATTTGCCATTAAACTACTATATGGCGAAATGGCCATCGTCGTTACGGGCGGCAACTACGTGCTTAACAAGCGCATTGCCGACGAAACCGATTTCCAGTATCAATACAGCGATTTGACCAGAGCACTGGAAAATTTGCTAGGGTAA
- a CDS encoding glycoside hydrolase family 43 (PFAM: glycoside hydrolase family 43~KEGG: hypothetical protein) — MKRINVSGLTTLLLLLITQAVVAQVGRPFIHDPSTIAECEGKYYTFGTGGGGLISEDGWTWYGGGVRPGGGAAPDVIKIGDRYLVIYGATGGAGNHKGAILTMWNKTLDPKSPDFKYSEPIVVATSDGYEENDAIDPGVMLDPTTGRLWLTYGTYFGYTRLIELDPKTGKLKAGNKPVDVAIVCEASTLVYRDGWYYLLATHGSCCDGANSTYNVVVGRSKKITGPYLDNVGRSMLEGGGKLVVATRGGLIGPGHFGHIVLENGVEKMSLHYEADLEQSGRSVLGILPVVWKDGWPVAGEKFKEGTYEIESVRRGYALELAVDFTRMAVGPRGFGQPNNDPIKPVPAQQLADVMKNWPTGTINLRIGDYMSRPHQKWTITDAPDTTGYLGGPYYKIVLAGTDRALAATTDAEVITVPAFTGTPEQLWRIDQLTDGTYRIMPKIVPNSGKKLALVSSGDSTPTLAEFDFSSDNSKWNFRTH; from the coding sequence ATGAAACGAATAAACGTATCCGGCCTGACAACCTTATTGCTTTTATTGATCACGCAAGCCGTAGTCGCCCAGGTCGGACGACCCTTTATCCATGACCCTTCCACCATCGCTGAATGTGAAGGCAAGTATTACACATTCGGCACCGGCGGTGGCGGATTAATTTCTGAAGATGGCTGGACATGGTACGGTGGCGGGGTGAGACCGGGTGGTGGCGCGGCTCCCGACGTCATCAAAATTGGCGACCGGTACCTTGTCATCTATGGAGCAACCGGTGGTGCAGGCAACCACAAAGGCGCCATTCTTACCATGTGGAACAAGACCCTGGACCCAAAATCGCCTGACTTTAAGTATTCTGAACCGATTGTCGTGGCAACATCGGATGGCTATGAAGAAAACGACGCCATTGACCCCGGTGTGATGCTTGATCCAACTACCGGACGCCTTTGGCTAACCTACGGCACCTATTTTGGCTACACGCGCCTGATCGAACTAGACCCCAAAACGGGCAAGCTCAAGGCCGGAAATAAACCCGTCGATGTAGCCATCGTGTGTGAGGCCAGCACATTAGTCTATCGCGACGGCTGGTACTACCTGCTGGCCACGCATGGCAGTTGTTGCGATGGGGCCAACTCTACCTACAATGTGGTGGTGGGCCGATCCAAAAAAATAACCGGCCCGTACCTCGATAATGTAGGCAGAAGCATGCTGGAAGGGGGCGGTAAACTGGTGGTTGCTACCCGTGGGGGATTAATCGGTCCCGGCCATTTCGGGCACATCGTGCTTGAGAACGGCGTGGAAAAAATGTCGCTCCATTATGAAGCCGATCTGGAGCAAAGCGGCCGAAGCGTATTAGGCATACTTCCGGTGGTTTGGAAAGACGGATGGCCTGTTGCCGGCGAAAAGTTTAAGGAAGGCACGTATGAAATTGAATCCGTACGACGAGGTTATGCATTAGAGCTGGCCGTTGATTTTACACGAATGGCCGTTGGACCACGTGGATTCGGCCAGCCTAACAATGATCCCATAAAGCCCGTTCCGGCTCAGCAATTAGCCGATGTCATGAAAAACTGGCCCACCGGGACTATTAATTTGCGAATAGGCGACTACATGTCCCGGCCCCATCAAAAATGGACGATTACCGATGCGCCTGATACCACCGGGTACTTGGGTGGCCCTTATTATAAAATTGTATTGGCCGGCACAGATCGGGCCTTAGCGGCCACGACCGATGCCGAAGTGATAACTGTACCCGCGTTTACCGGCACGCCCGAACAGTTATGGCGAATCGATCAATTGACGGATGGCACCTACCGGATCATGCCTAAAATCGTACCGAATTCGGGAAAGAAGCTGGCACTGGTATCCTCCGGAGACAGCACACCGACATTAGCCGAATTTGATTTTAGCAGCGATAATTCTAAATGGAATTTCAGGACTCACTAA
- a CDS encoding DinB family protein (PFAM: DinB family protein) yields MENTAQLSQTMDQIIISPEQLLAHWQGHRGLTRRLIEAYPDEHFFSYTLGGMRPCSALIDEVLQMADQSMQGVVTGEWPSFGEGAEAAPKATTKEQVLADWDRVTEKINAHWQQIPLARFQEVDKAFGLYEGPIYWFLLYLIDNEIHHRGQAYVYLRTLGVEPPAFWDRPQV; encoded by the coding sequence ATGGAAAACACAGCGCAGCTTAGCCAAACGATGGATCAGATCATCATCTCACCCGAGCAACTTCTTGCCCATTGGCAGGGGCACCGGGGACTCACCCGCCGGTTGATCGAAGCCTACCCCGACGAGCACTTCTTTTCGTACACCCTGGGTGGCATGCGACCTTGTTCGGCGCTGATTGATGAAGTCCTGCAAATGGCCGACCAGAGCATGCAGGGCGTTGTTACGGGCGAGTGGCCTTCATTCGGCGAGGGGGCGGAGGCTGCACCTAAAGCAACGACAAAGGAGCAGGTACTGGCGGATTGGGATCGGGTGACGGAGAAGATTAATGCCCATTGGCAACAGATTCCACTCGCTCGTTTTCAGGAGGTCGACAAGGCTTTTGGTCTGTATGAAGGACCGATCTACTGGTTTCTTCTTTACCTGATCGATAATGAAATTCATCACCGGGGCCAGGCGTATGTCTACCTGCGCACCCTGGGCGTCGAACCGCCTGCTTTTTGGGATCGCCCTCAGGTATAG
- a CDS encoding transcriptional regulator, MarR family with acetyltransferase activity (PFAM: GCN5-related N-acetyltransferase; regulatory protein MarR~SMART: regulatory protein MarR~KEGG: bba:Bd1451 MarR family transcriptional regulator) — translation MTVFEKTGKVALGSRLRILSARMTDDAARIYQMYEVDFSPKWFPVFFLLAQEGEKSVTELAIEVGHSQPSVTKIIKEMIAAGLVQEKLQVDDKRKTVAELTQKGREVAAKVQLQSEDVDLAIDALIAESNHNLWEALAEWEYLLDQESLLRRVQQQKKRRESKDVRIVPYEDKYQSAYKALNVEWISTFFKMEEADYKALDHPHEYILDKGGMIFVALYKDEPLGVCALIKCNEGPYGFELAKMAVSPKAQGKNIGWLLGMAAIDAARQAGASKIFLESNTMLKPAIGLYQKLGFQKIVGIPSPYERCNIQMELSLTHQ, via the coding sequence ATGACTGTCTTTGAAAAAACGGGTAAGGTGGCACTCGGTAGCCGTCTACGTATCTTAAGCGCCAGAATGACAGACGATGCGGCCAGGATCTACCAGATGTATGAGGTCGATTTCTCACCAAAATGGTTTCCCGTCTTTTTTCTGCTCGCGCAGGAAGGGGAGAAATCAGTAACTGAGCTTGCTATCGAAGTGGGCCACTCGCAGCCATCAGTTACCAAAATCATTAAAGAAATGATTGCTGCTGGTTTGGTTCAGGAGAAACTACAAGTCGATGATAAGCGGAAGACCGTTGCCGAACTGACCCAAAAAGGCAGGGAGGTTGCGGCTAAAGTGCAGCTCCAAAGCGAAGATGTTGATTTGGCCATAGACGCATTGATCGCTGAATCCAACCACAATCTATGGGAAGCACTCGCTGAATGGGAATACTTACTAGACCAAGAATCGTTGCTGCGTCGGGTGCAGCAGCAGAAGAAACGGCGGGAGAGTAAAGATGTTAGGATTGTACCCTATGAAGACAAGTACCAATCGGCTTATAAAGCGTTGAACGTCGAATGGATTTCCACCTTTTTTAAGATGGAGGAAGCCGATTACAAAGCGCTGGATCATCCGCATGAATACATTCTGGATAAAGGAGGTATGATATTCGTCGCTCTCTACAAAGACGAGCCACTGGGTGTTTGTGCACTCATCAAATGCAACGAAGGCCCCTATGGATTTGAGTTGGCAAAAATGGCTGTTTCACCCAAAGCACAAGGAAAAAATATTGGCTGGTTACTGGGAATGGCAGCTATTGACGCAGCCAGGCAGGCTGGCGCGTCCAAAATTTTTCTGGAAAGTAACACGATGTTGAAGCCTGCTATCGGGTTATATCAGAAGCTGGGTTTTCAGAAAATAGTTGGCATTCCCAGCCCTTATGAGCGCTGCAATATCCAGATGGAGTTAAGTCTTACGCATCAATAG
- a CDS encoding hypothetical protein (KEGG: ccv:CCV52592_0510 hypothetical protein): MTAKDKQVQVIKTVIKPLFRSQGFKADRLTFYKSMEEFFIVSNLQNFSWNTKDQVDFCFNVGIALTATLRDPLKKKALYSDLTVHLREGSFLPRLQVKSKYYTKNGYSIDSETDINEFGAFIRHDFSEYILPELSKWKTLEDGICYFDQYGFWGIHLRKTAATHTR, from the coding sequence ATGACTGCTAAGGATAAACAAGTTCAAGTAATCAAAACGGTCATCAAGCCTCTGTTCAGAAGCCAAGGCTTTAAGGCTGATCGATTAACTTTTTATAAATCGATGGAAGAGTTTTTTATAGTTTCCAACCTCCAGAATTTTTCTTGGAATACCAAAGATCAGGTTGATTTCTGCTTCAACGTGGGTATTGCACTAACTGCTACTTTACGTGATCCGCTGAAGAAAAAAGCACTCTACAGCGATTTGACAGTTCATCTTCGTGAAGGGTCTTTTTTGCCGAGATTACAGGTTAAGAGTAAATATTATACCAAGAATGGCTATTCAATCGATTCCGAGACCGATATCAACGAGTTTGGTGCTTTTATCAGACATGACTTTTCAGAGTATATATTACCAGAGTTAAGTAAGTGGAAGACCTTAGAAGATGGTATATGTTATTTTGACCAGTATGGCTTTTGGGGTATCCATCTGAGAAAAACAGCTGCTACACATACTAGGTAA
- a CDS encoding PpiC-type peptidyl-prolyl cis-trans isomerase (PFAM: PpiC-type peptidyl-prolyl cis-trans isomerase~KEGG: saz:Sama_2817 survival protein SurA), which yields MKLYFLLVILLVLEASHSLYGQTLPETNNKTHYTDRTANREIARLYRKLKAGYAFDKLALEYSQDYGSFTAGGKLGWQKPDIFVPEFNQVISQMSKDQFSKPFKTEFGYHIVQLLDKKPGEVLTRHILLKVDS from the coding sequence ATGAAACTCTATTTTCTGTTAGTGATTCTTCTAGTGTTAGAAGCTTCTCATTCCTTATATGGGCAAACGCTTCCGGAAACGAACAACAAAACCCACTATACCGATCGAACCGCCAATAGAGAAATCGCTCGGCTCTATCGAAAATTAAAGGCTGGATACGCCTTCGACAAACTCGCTCTGGAGTACTCTCAGGATTACGGCTCTTTTACAGCAGGAGGAAAATTAGGCTGGCAAAAGCCCGACATATTCGTACCTGAGTTTAACCAGGTGATTAGCCAGATGAGTAAAGACCAATTTTCGAAGCCCTTCAAAACAGAGTTTGGTTATCATATTGTCCAACTACTTGATAAGAAACCAGGTGAGGTACTGACCAGACATATTCTTCTAAAAGTAGATAGCTAA
- a CDS encoding plasmid stabilization system (PFAM: plasmid stabilization system~KEGG: ecf:ECH74115_0491 plasmid stabilization system protein, RelE/ParE family): protein MDYTIVWSSEAKENYREIALYLLDAFGFVIADRFTDTINSKLRILETMPFIGRQLDGLTAVRKLPLQPYNMIYYAVIERQVIILNILDSRRSTTA from the coding sequence ATGGATTACACGATAGTCTGGTCCAGTGAAGCGAAAGAAAATTACCGGGAAATTGCCCTGTATCTACTAGATGCATTTGGGTTCGTAATAGCGGATCGGTTTACAGATACAATAAACAGTAAACTGCGTATCCTGGAAACGATGCCGTTCATAGGCCGACAGCTTGACGGCCTGACAGCCGTTCGAAAGTTACCCCTTCAACCCTACAACATGATCTATTACGCTGTCATAGAGCGGCAGGTCATCATTCTCAATATACTCGATAGCAGACGGAGCACGACGGCTTAG
- a CDS encoding hypothetical protein (KEGG: GE16919 gene product from transcript GE16919- RA), translating to MFERATKVANWTLSYLFVMPYFVSLNLLWQTIRFKLSEFLYFVFLIGIVLFVWYGLGKFINKKLAKALKKIDQSNATLEQIKKWGWMGLTVMFFAPFLLLTVGIFTINDYKHW from the coding sequence ATGTTTGAAAGAGCTACCAAAGTAGCCAATTGGACTCTCTCATACCTGTTTGTAATGCCATACTTTGTCTCCCTCAATCTGCTTTGGCAAACTATCAGATTTAAATTGAGTGAGTTTCTTTACTTCGTCTTCCTAATAGGTATTGTCCTTTTCGTTTGGTACGGTCTAGGTAAGTTTATCAATAAGAAGCTTGCAAAAGCGTTGAAAAAAATTGATCAAAGTAATGCTACGTTAGAACAAATAAAAAAGTGGGGTTGGATGGGTTTAACCGTAATGTTTTTTGCCCCATTTCTATTGCTTACAGTTGGCATTTTCACAATCAACGATTATAAGCACTGGTGA
- a CDS encoding protein of unknown function DUF785 (PFAM: protein of unknown function DUF785~KEGG: abu:Abu_2189 hypothetical protein) produces the protein MNARTPKLKQIIGMTDLVDFPDLGLFDIQAKVDTGAFTSALHCKDIRVIKSGGKRKLSFWLIDKTGLPARKFRSDQFSQRMIRNSFGVAELRYVIQTRIVLFGRTIRAEFTLADREQLKNPVLLGRKLLRNRFIVDVSQKNLSYEAKTAAQTSVLSTDPDDD, from the coding sequence ATGAACGCCCGAACGCCAAAGCTAAAGCAAATCATTGGCATGACCGACCTGGTCGATTTCCCGGATTTGGGGCTATTCGACATCCAGGCCAAAGTCGACACCGGTGCGTTTACGTCGGCCCTGCACTGTAAGGATATACGCGTCATTAAGTCCGGGGGTAAACGCAAACTCAGCTTCTGGCTTATTGATAAGACCGGGCTACCCGCACGTAAATTTCGCAGCGACCAGTTTAGCCAGCGCATGATTCGTAACTCGTTCGGCGTGGCCGAGTTGCGCTATGTCATCCAAACCCGTATTGTTCTTTTTGGCCGTACCATCCGGGCCGAGTTTACCCTGGCCGACCGCGAACAACTCAAAAACCCCGTACTGCTGGGCCGCAAGCTTCTTCGGAACCGCTTTATCGTGGATGTATCCCAGAAAAATCTGTCGTACGAAGCAAAAACCGCAGCCCAGACCAGCGTTTTATCAACCGACCCGGACGACGACTAA
- a CDS encoding alpha-L-glutamate ligase, RimK family (TIGRFAM: alpha-L-glutamate ligase, RimK family~PFAM: RimK domain protein ATP-grasp; protein of unknown function DUF201~KEGG: vfi:VF_0658 ribosomal protein S6 modification protein), which translates to MRIAILSANPNLYSTQRLLEAANQRGHEGVLINHLNCQVMIEGGKPTVLYEGQELDSFDAIVPRIGASVTDYGCAVVRQFEMMNVFTTGKSQAIMRSRNKLRSLQVLSKAGVGLPKTIFANHPKNGDVTQLIKLVGGPPVVIKLLEGTQGIGVVLAETTKAAKSTIEAFYGLKKHVLVQEFVAEAKGSDIRAFVVGGRVVGAIKRQGLEGEFRSNIHRGGNAVTVTLTPDEEQTAVAAARALGLKVAGVDMLPSDRGPLVLEVNSSPGLEGIEKATGVDIATEVIAYIEEKIRTDEGDTVGV; encoded by the coding sequence ATGCGAATTGCCATTTTATCGGCCAATCCGAATTTATATTCAACGCAACGACTCCTCGAAGCGGCCAACCAGCGCGGCCATGAAGGGGTACTGATCAATCATTTGAACTGTCAGGTTATGATTGAAGGCGGAAAGCCCACGGTGCTCTACGAAGGTCAGGAACTGGATTCGTTCGATGCCATTGTGCCCCGCATTGGGGCCTCCGTCACAGATTACGGCTGTGCCGTTGTCCGGCAATTTGAGATGATGAACGTTTTCACCACGGGCAAATCGCAGGCCATTATGCGTTCGCGCAATAAGCTGCGAAGCCTTCAGGTACTTTCGAAAGCAGGAGTTGGCTTACCCAAAACGATTTTCGCCAATCATCCGAAAAACGGCGATGTCACGCAGTTGATCAAGCTGGTGGGTGGCCCGCCGGTTGTTATCAAACTGCTGGAAGGCACGCAGGGAATCGGGGTGGTGCTGGCCGAAACGACTAAAGCGGCCAAATCGACCATCGAGGCTTTTTACGGCCTAAAAAAACACGTGCTGGTGCAGGAGTTCGTGGCCGAAGCCAAAGGGTCCGACATTCGGGCGTTTGTGGTAGGTGGTCGTGTGGTGGGGGCGATAAAACGCCAGGGGCTGGAAGGCGAATTCCGGTCCAACATTCACCGGGGCGGTAATGCCGTGACCGTAACGCTCACTCCCGACGAAGAGCAGACAGCCGTAGCAGCCGCCCGCGCCCTGGGCCTTAAAGTTGCCGGTGTGGATATGCTCCCCTCCGACCGTGGCCCGCTGGTGCTGGAAGTAAACTCATCGCCCGGCCTGGAAGGGATTGAAAAAGCTACGGGCGTCGATATTGCCACCGAAGTCATTGCTTACATCGAAGAAAAAATCCGCACCGACGAAGGCGACACGGTGGGCGTTTAA